The region GAATTGCTTCGGCCTTTAAGGTTTTCTTCATGGTCAATCCCGCGATATCCGTGGGCCCATTGGTCCGGCTCTTAACAGCCCTGGGAGCCATCAGCAGTTTGCTGCTGATGGCGTTGCTCAACCTCGTGCGTTGACACTCAAACCCAGGCAGGACGCTTATCCGATCGATGCGCTCATGCCTGAGCTGTGCAACCGATTCCAGCCAGGCCGCACGTTGTTGCTCCAAGCCCCGCCTGGCGCAGGAAAAACCACCCGGGTTCCCCTTGCCCTGATCGGTGCCCTGGGGGATGAGATCCGCAGGGACGGGCGGATCTGGATGATTGAACCCCGCCGGCTGGCGGCTCGGGCCGCTGCAGCCCGCCTGGCCGCCAGCCTCGAGGAAGAGGTTGGACAACGGATTGGCTTCGCCGTGCGTGGTGAGCAGCGGCGATCCGCCCGAACCCAGGTGGAGGTCATCACCGACGGCCTCTTTCTGCGACGGCTGCAGGCGGATCCCTCCCTGGACGGGGTGAGCTGTGTGCTGTTTGACGAATTTCACGAACGGCGCCGCGATGCCGACCTCGCCTTCGCCCTGCTGCGGGAAGCAGCCCCTCTGCTGCGGCCGGACCTGAGCCTGATGCTGATGTCAGCCACCTTGGACATCACCGACCTGCGATCAAGGCTGCCCGAGGCCACGGTGCTGACCAGCGAAGGACGAGCCCACCCTGTCGACACCCTGCACCAACCGCCGCGAGCGGACGAACCGCTGCCACAGCAAGTGCTCCGTGCCGTGGAGACCCATGGCCTTGATCTCCCGAAAGGCAGTGGAGTGTTGGTGTTTCTGCCTGGACTGGCAGAGATCGAGCGTTGCCGAGAACGGCTGGAGCACGCCAATGCCCTCAGGCACTGGCAGATCTGCCCCCTCCATGGCCAGCTGCCCCTGGAGCGCCAGAGCGATGCGCTGAAACGCTGCCCTGCCAACCGCGACGGCAAGCTGGTGCTGGCCAGTGGAATTGCCGAAAGCTCGGTCACCATTAACGGCGTGCGCTTGGTGATCGACAGCGGCCTGAGCCGGCAGCTGCGCTTCGATCCAAACACCGGCATGGAGGGCCTCGAGACCGTTCCCGCCAGCCTTGCGAGTGCGGATCAACGACGCGGCAGGGCGGGACGCCAGGGACCTGGTTGCTGCGTCCGGTTGTGGTCTCCAGCCGAGCAAAAACGACGCCCCAGCTTCAGCCCACCGGAACTGCTGCTGGCGGACCCCCAACCGGTGGTGATGGAGCTGGCGGGATGGGGCGCAGGGCTGGGTGATGCACTCCCCTGGCTGGATCCACCACCCCAAGCGGCCCTGCGAGAGGGGCAAGGGGAGCTGAAAAGCCTCGGCATCCTTGACAGGGACGGCCGCTTCACCGCCATCGGCCAGCAGCTGACGCAGCTGGGGGTCCACCCACGCCTTGGTCTGTTGATGGTGGAAGCTCAGCGCCATGGCCGCAGCCGGCTTGGCTGCGATCTGGCCGCCCTCCTGAGTGACCGGGATCCCCTGTCTGGAGCGGAGGTGGGCTGCGACCTTGAAGCCCGCCTCGAGGCCATGCGCGAGCAGAAGCGTTGCAAGCCCCTGCGGGAGCTGAGCCGTCAACTGAAGCGACAACTGGCACGCCTGGAGATCGATCCCGATGCCGAGAGCACGGGCATCGACAGCGCCCAATTGATCCTCACCGCCTTCCCCAGCTGGCTCGCTTTGCAACGGCCCGGACAAACGGGGCGCTACCGACTGCGCCAGGGTCGTGGGGCCATCCTTCGCCCAGCAGACCCCCTGGCCGGCTCTGAGGCCCTGGCGGTGGCCAGGCTGGACATGGGCCAACGGGACACGAGGATCCAGCTGGCGGTGCCCCTCAGCCGTCAACGGGTGGAGAAGCTGGCTCTTGAGCAAGGGGAATGGCTGGATCAGGTCACCTGGGATGACAAGTCAGAGCGGATTCGGGCCGAACGTCAGCTGAAGCTGGGGGCGCTGGTGCTTCGCCAGGAGGCGCAACCGGCTCCACCGGCCGAGCAGTGCCGAGATCTTCTGCTCAGCCGCTTCAGAGAATCCGGACGGCTGGAGCTGCTGCCCTGGTCAGACAGCTGTGAACAACTGCGTCGACGTCTGGCGCTGGCGCACCGCCACCGAGGGGCTCCATGGCCGAGCCGGGATCGCATCGCACTGATTGAGCATCCCGAGCAGTGGCTGGGGCCCTGCCTGGAAGGATGCCTCAGCTGGCAAGACCTGGATGAACTCAGCCTGCAGGAGGCCCTCTGGGGTGAGCTGAGCTGGGAGCAACGCCAGCAGCTAAATCGGCTGCTGCCCCTGCGCCTGAGCATCCCCTCCGGCCGTGAAGCAACGCTTCGCTACGAGGATGAGGAGGTGGTGCTTGCTGTGAAATTGCAAGAAATGTTCGGCTGCCAGGAAGGGCCGACCGTTCTCGACAACCAGCTGGCGGTGACCATTGAACTGCTCTCTCCCGCCGGTCGCCCCCTACAACGAACCCGCGATCTCAGAGGCTTCTGGCAGGGCAGCTACAGCGACGTACGCCGCGAGATGCGCGGCCGCTATCCCAAACATCCCTGGCCTGACAACCCGCTGGAGGCGACCGCAACAGCCTTCACCAAGCGACGATCTGCTACCAGGAAGTAAACAACTCCGAGTGTCGCCGCAAGCACTGGCAACAAAAGTCCAACCTTTGTTACATTTGGTGTATCCACAACTGGTTCTCCTCCATGTCTGACAACGCACGCTTCGGCTTCGTCAACTTCGCTGAAACCTGGAACGGCCGTCTGGCCATGATGGGCTTCGTCATCGGCCTCGGCACTGAGCTGCTGACCGGCCAGGGCATCCTGTCCCAAATCGGCCTCGGCTGATCCTTCGCGATATACAAAAGCCCCTTCGGCCAGGCCGAGGGGCTTTTTTGATGTCTGCTCATCCGCTCCTTGATGGTCCACAGTGGACCTCCGCGACCCAACAGCCTTGGCACCGCTTTACGTTCAGAACCGTCGTGATGGCTCCAGGTTGCTGAGCAGTGCCCTGGTGATTTTCACCATCGCCGCAACCCAACTCCACCAAGCCTGGGGAGCAGCCGTGGCCATGATCAGCGCCGTGGTTTGCCTGTACTGGGGTTTCGCCTACCGACGTCTTGAGCGCTGACCGGATCCCCAGCTTTTCCGTCGCGGAACTCAACGCCGCCGTCGGCAACCTGCTGGAACGGGGCTTTGCTCCGCGCTTCCTGGTTGAAGCGACCGTCTCCAGGCCCCAGCTCAAAAAAGGCCACCTCTGGCTGACCCTCACCGATGGGGAGGCAAGCATCTCGGCAGTGGCGTGGGCATCCCAGCTGCGGCAGCTCCGTTATCGGCCGGAAGACGGCGACGGGGTGACCGTGGTCGGCAAGCTGAATTTCTGGGCTGCACGAGCCAGTCTCAACGTCCAGGTGCTGGACATCCGCCCGAGCCTGAGCACCGTGCTGCGGCAGTTCGAGCTGGTGCGTCGCCGGCTGGAGGAGGCGGGGTTGCTCGATGTCACACGCCGCCGACCGCTTCCGCGGCAACCAAAAACACTGGCGGTCTTGACCAGCGTTCCCAGCTCCGCCTTGGCGGACATGCTTCGTACCGCCTCTGAACGTTGGCCGATGACACGCCTGCTGGTGGTGCCGATCCCAGTTCAAGGCAGCGTGGCAGCGCGAATCCAAGAGGTGCTGGGTCGCCTGGCCGAAGAAGCGAGCGCGCTGGAATTGGACGCCCTGGTGCTGGCCCGCGGGGGCGGCAGCCGCGAAGATCTGGCCGTCTTCGATGACGAAGATCTCTGCCGTGATCTGGCGGCCTTTCCGGTCCCCGTTGTGACGGGGCTCGGCCATGAGGACGACCTGACCGTGGCCGACCTGGTGGCGGATCATCGGGCCGCCACCCCAACTGCCGCCATCGTGGCTCTGCTGCCGGATCGGCATGTGGCGCTGCGGGAGCTGCAGCAGCAGCGCCAACGGCTGCGGGACCTGCGGAGCCGCTGGCTGGAACGCCAGCATCAGCGTCTGTTGGATCGTCGCCAGGCACTGGCCCTGCTGACACCGCAACGAAGGCTTCAACAACTGCGGCAGCAGCTGGAACAGCGCCGCGCCCTGCTGAGGGCCCTGTCGCCTCAGCGCTGGCTGAAGCAGGGGCTTGCACTTGTCAGCAATGGCCAGGGCATGGCCATCGATGGTGTGAAAGGTGTGCGCAAGAAGGACACACTGACCCTCCGCTTCCAAGACGGCAGCCTTGAAACCGTGGTGACCCAGGTGCGTCCACAAAACTCGTCTTCAACGCCATGAGCCAACCCACCGACCTGCAAGCCCAGATCGAAACCTGGCGCGAGGATGCCGCCGGCCTCAGCTACGAAGAGGCCCTGCAAGCCCTCGATCTGCTGCTGACTGAGCTACAAAGCGACACGGTTCCACTGGCTGAGCTGCAGCAGCGTGTTGCGCATGGGGAGGTGTACCTCGACCACTGCGAATCACTACTGAAGTCTGTGGAACGTGCCGTCGACACCCTCGACCCCGACAGCCTTGAACCAACCACCGATGCGTAAAGCTCTCCCCTGGATTTACCTGGCCTTGGCCGTGCTGGGAGCTGTTCTGCCCTGGAAAGCAAACCTGGAGTTCATCGCGGAAAGCGGCGGCCAGGCCTTCGATCTGTCGCGGTTCGTGGCCGATGCCTCCAGCACGGCAGCAGCACGGTCCCTCAGCGCGGATTTGTTGATCGGAGCCACCGCAGTAACGATCTGGATCTGTGTGGAAGGACCACGACAGAAGATCAAAGGCTGGTGGCTGGCGATCCCCCTGAGCTTTGGCGTTGCCTTCGCCTGCGCAGCTCCGTTTTTCCTGTTCCTGCGCGAACGTCAATTGCAGGCTCAGGAATCCGAGTTGACCTCCTGAGCCGACACGTCGATGGTGACATCACTGGCGGGAACGGCATCGTTGGCTGAAGCCGACGCAGTTGAACCCACCGGCATGGATGTACCACAGGCGGGACATCGCTCAACGCTTTTGACACTGGCGGTTCCGCAGGCTGGACACGTGATCATGCGTGCCTGAAGAACCTTCCATCCGATCCAGCCAAGCCCCGTCAAGAGCAGAGGGAGCCCCAGCAGCACCAATGCCACCCCACCCACAAGATCCAGCAGCACGCGTCCAGCGGCTGTTGGCAACAGCAGCAGTAAAAGAACGGCGAACCAAAGCAATGCTGGTGGACGATTCATCAATCAGGCAGACAGGGCTGTTCAGATCAGGTCCAGCTTCGCAAAATCGGCCTAAAGATCAAGCAGATGTGAGGTTTGGTTGTCCCTGATCAGGCTGACGTAATCTCAGGCTCAATTCAACACTCCAACATTGGCCAAAATACAAAATCAATCCCACCAGCCAGACCCATAGCGTTAAGACCAAAACACCACCAATCACGCCATAGGCCTGGTAGCGATTGCCCAGGGAAATAATACTGAGACTGAGAACACTGTTCAGGATCGTGAGACTGAATCCGATCAACAAAGAGCCGGGGATCAGTGGCCTCAATGGAACGCGACGGCTAGGAAGAACGCGCTGAAGCAAAAGCGCCAACAACGACAGAAACAGGGTTGGAACGAGGATCTGTCCGAGTCGTGTCACTGGCCCCGTCAGCAGTAACAGTGACAACTCAGGCGCGAATTGCTGAAGGGTGGCAAGCAATTCATCCGGCAGCTGGCGAAAGCCCACAACCAGCTGCTCCACCAGGAGTAGAGATGTCAGCAACAACACAATCATGAATGCTTCCAGACGACTACGGATGAACTGAATTACCTGAAAAGAGAACGATTGTGACTGCGCGGGGGATGGCATCCACTCCTCCCACAATCGGTCAGCGCCACGCTGAAGGGTCAAAAATGCATTACTCGCGGTAACCAGAAGAACAACAACACCGAACAAACCTGCTCCGAATCCCTGGTCCACCAGGCCCCGCAATGTGGTTTCCACCAGGTCGAGCGCCGATGGAGGCAAGACAGGCGACAGACTGGCAAAAAGATAATCAAGACTTTCAGCCTTACCGATGACATTGGCCACGACAGCAAGAGCAATCAGTAACAGCGGGAAAATTGATTGCAGCGTGAAATATGCAAACGCAGCACTGAGATCAACACATTCATGACTCACCCAACGCTGACCCGCTCGCCAGAGACTGACGACAATCCAGCGAAAGCGAGAACGTCGACTCAAGGCGAATACGCCACCTATTGGAACACTAACACCAGCGACTCACGCTAAAGCTGGTGAACCATGAGCAAAGCAAGGCACAAAAAAACCACCTCGTGACGAGGTGGTTTCTTCGTGGGGAGGGATGTTGGCCGAAACGGCTCAATCATCAACTCCCTTATTGAGGAATGTTTTACCTGGCATTGAGCTATTTTCTCAGGGGGCTACCCCCCAAATATCGTCGCCGCTGATGCGTTTCACAACCGAGTTCGGGATGGATCGAAGTGGGACCACACCGCCATGAACACCAGGATAAAAGTCATTCCCAAGGTGTGAACCCTGAGAACTGCATAGGATCTGCAACCGTAGTTGCGCGTCTGAATTAAACAAAGAATGTTGTCTTCAGGCAAGAACCAAAATGTTGGTCAAGCCCTCGGTCTATTAGTACTCCTCTGCTGCATCCATTACTGGACTTCCACATAGAGCCTATCAACGGGTGTTCTCCCCGTGACCTTACTGGGTTACCCCATGGGAACACTCATCTTGAGGTGGGCTTCCCACTTAGATGCTTTCAGCGGTTATCCACTCCGCACATGGCTACCCAGCGTTTACCGTTGGCACGATAACTGGTACACCAGAGGTGCGTTCCTCCCGGTCCTCTCGTACTAGGGAGAAATCCTCTCAATGTTCCTACGCGTACACCGGATATGGACCGAACTGTCTCACGACGTTCTGAACCCAGCTCGCGTACCGCTTTAATGGGCGAACAGCCCAACCCTTGGGACCGACTTCAGCCCCAGGTTGCGATGAGCCGACATCGAGGTGCCAAACCTCCCCGTCGATGTGAACTCTTGGGGGAGATCAGCCTGTTATCCCTAGAGTAACTTTTATCCGTTGAGCGACGGCCCTTCCACTCAGAACCGTCGGATCACTAAAGCCGACTTTCGTCCCTGTTCGACTTGTGGGTCTCACAGTCAAGCTCCCTTCTGCTTTTGCACTCGTCAGCTGATTTCCAACCAGCTTGAGGGAACCTTTGCGCGCCTCCGTTACCTTTTAGGAGGCGACCGCCCCAGTCAAACTGCCCACCTGATACTGTCCGCTCCCCGGATGACGGGTGAACGTTAGAACCCTAGCTCTGAAAGAGTGGTATCTCACCATTGACTCAGTAGCACCCGCAAGCACTACTTCAACGTCTCCCACCTATCCTGCGCATTCAGAGCCCGGGCACAATACCAAGCTACAGTAAAGCTTCATAGGGTCTTTCTGTCCAGGTGTACGTAGTCCGCATCTTCACAGACAATTCTATTTCGCCGAGCCTCTCTCCGAGACAGCGCCCTGATCGTTACGCCTTTCGTGCGGGTCGGAACTTACCCGACAAGGAATTTCGCTACCTTAGGACCGTTATAGTTACGGCCGCCGTTCACCGGGGCTTCAGTCGCCAGCTTCGCTTACGCTGACCGGCTTCCTTAACCTTCCGGCACTGGGCAGGCGTCAGCCCCCATACATCGTCTTGCGACTTAGCGGAGACCTGTGTTTTTGGTAAACAGTCGCCAGGGCCTCTTCACTGCGACCACCTTGCGGTGGCACCCCTTCTCCCGAAGTTACGGGGCCATTTTGCCGAGTTCCTTAGAGAGAGTTACCTCGCGCACCTCGGTATTCTCTACCACCCCACCTGTGTCGGTTTCGGGTACTGGCAGTTATGCCTTAACGGGTATAGAGCTTTTCTTGGAAGCATGACGTCACCAACTTCGCTGCCGTAGCAGCTCGTGCTCACGCCTCAGCTCGGAACGTTTTCACCGCTCCTCGACGCCTCGAACGCTTGAACCAGTAACCAACATCTGGCTTGGCTAGCCTTCTCCGTCCCTCTTCCCAAAACATAACCGGTACAGGAATGTTGACCTGTTATCCATCGACTACGCCTTTCGGCCTCGCCTTAGGTCCAGACTAACCCTCCGCGGACGAGCCTGCCGGAGGAACCCTTAGGGTTTCGGTGCATGGGATTCTCACCCATGTTTTCGCTACTCAAGCCGACATTCTCACTTCTATGCAGTCCACGCCCGCTCACGCTAACGCTTCGCCCCACATAGAACGCTCCCCTACCATAAATCCGCAGCTTCGGTACAACACTTAGCCCCGTTCATTTTCGGCGCAGGATCGCTCGACCAGTGAGCTATTACGCACTCCTTTGAGGATGGCTGCTTCTAGGCAAACCTCCTGGTTGTCTATGCAATCCCACCTCCTTTATCACTTAGTGTTGATTTGGGGACCTTAGCTGGCGGTCTGGGCTGTTTCCCTCTTGACCATGGAGCTTATCCCCCACAGTCTGACTGCCTGACTACACACAGGGTATTCAGAGTTCATCTCGATTTGGTACCGCTCTCGCAGCCCGCACCGAAATGGTGGCTTTACCCCCCTGCTGGAGCATCAGACGCTACGCCTCAACGTATTTCGGGGAGAACCAGCTAGCTCCGGGTTCGATTGGCATTTCACCCCTAACCACAGCTCATCCGCTGACTTTTCAACGTCAGTCGGTTCGGACCTCCACTTGGTATCACCCAAGCTTCATCCTGGCCATGGTTAGATCACCCGGGTTCGGGTCTATAAACACTGACAAGCGCCCTATTCAGACTCGCTTTCGCTATGGCTCCACCATTTCCGGTTTAACCCGCCAGTGCCTATAAGTCGCCGGCTCA is a window of Synechococcus sp. A15-24 DNA encoding:
- a CDS encoding YihY/virulence factor BrkB family protein; this translates as MSRRSRFRWIVVSLWRAGQRWVSHECVDLSAAFAYFTLQSIFPLLLIALAVVANVIGKAESLDYLFASLSPVLPPSALDLVETTLRGLVDQGFGAGLFGVVVLLVTASNAFLTLQRGADRLWEEWMPSPAQSQSFSFQVIQFIRSRLEAFMIVLLLTSLLLVEQLVVGFRQLPDELLATLQQFAPELSLLLLTGPVTRLGQILVPTLFLSLLALLLQRVLPSRRVPLRPLIPGSLLIGFSLTILNSVLSLSIISLGNRYQAYGVIGGVLVLTLWVWLVGLILYFGQCWSVELSLRLRQPDQGQPNLTSA
- the hrpB gene encoding ATP-dependent helicase HrpB, which gives rise to MTLKPRQDAYPIDALMPELCNRFQPGRTLLLQAPPGAGKTTRVPLALIGALGDEIRRDGRIWMIEPRRLAARAAAARLAASLEEEVGQRIGFAVRGEQRRSARTQVEVITDGLFLRRLQADPSLDGVSCVLFDEFHERRRDADLAFALLREAAPLLRPDLSLMLMSATLDITDLRSRLPEATVLTSEGRAHPVDTLHQPPRADEPLPQQVLRAVETHGLDLPKGSGVLVFLPGLAEIERCRERLEHANALRHWQICPLHGQLPLERQSDALKRCPANRDGKLVLASGIAESSVTINGVRLVIDSGLSRQLRFDPNTGMEGLETVPASLASADQRRGRAGRQGPGCCVRLWSPAEQKRRPSFSPPELLLADPQPVVMELAGWGAGLGDALPWLDPPPQAALREGQGELKSLGILDRDGRFTAIGQQLTQLGVHPRLGLLMVEAQRHGRSRLGCDLAALLSDRDPLSGAEVGCDLEARLEAMREQKRCKPLRELSRQLKRQLARLEIDPDAESTGIDSAQLILTAFPSWLALQRPGQTGRYRLRQGRGAILRPADPLAGSEALAVARLDMGQRDTRIQLAVPLSRQRVEKLALEQGEWLDQVTWDDKSERIRAERQLKLGALVLRQEAQPAPPAEQCRDLLLSRFRESGRLELLPWSDSCEQLRRRLALAHRHRGAPWPSRDRIALIEHPEQWLGPCLEGCLSWQDLDELSLQEALWGELSWEQRQQLNRLLPLRLSIPSGREATLRYEDEEVVLAVKLQEMFGCQEGPTVLDNQLAVTIELLSPAGRPLQRTRDLRGFWQGSYSDVRREMRGRYPKHPWPDNPLEATATAFTKRRSATRK
- a CDS encoding DUF2834 domain-containing protein encodes the protein MRKALPWIYLALAVLGAVLPWKANLEFIAESGGQAFDLSRFVADASSTAAARSLSADLLIGATAVTIWICVEGPRQKIKGWWLAIPLSFGVAFACAAPFFLFLRERQLQAQESELTS
- the xseB gene encoding exodeoxyribonuclease VII small subunit — translated: MSQPTDLQAQIETWREDAAGLSYEEALQALDLLLTELQSDTVPLAELQQRVAHGEVYLDHCESLLKSVERAVDTLDPDSLEPTTDA
- a CDS encoding chlorophyll a/b-binding protein — encoded protein: MSDNARFGFVNFAETWNGRLAMMGFVIGLGTELLTGQGILSQIGLG
- the xseA gene encoding exodeoxyribonuclease VII large subunit, with the protein product MSADRIPSFSVAELNAAVGNLLERGFAPRFLVEATVSRPQLKKGHLWLTLTDGEASISAVAWASQLRQLRYRPEDGDGVTVVGKLNFWAARASLNVQVLDIRPSLSTVLRQFELVRRRLEEAGLLDVTRRRPLPRQPKTLAVLTSVPSSALADMLRTASERWPMTRLLVVPIPVQGSVAARIQEVLGRLAEEASALELDALVLARGGGSREDLAVFDDEDLCRDLAAFPVPVVTGLGHEDDLTVADLVADHRAATPTAAIVALLPDRHVALRELQQQRQRLRDLRSRWLERQHQRLLDRRQALALLTPQRRLQQLRQQLEQRRALLRALSPQRWLKQGLALVSNGQGMAIDGVKGVRKKDTLTLRFQDGSLETVVTQVRPQNSSSTP